The following DNA comes from Brassica oleracea var. oleracea cultivar TO1000 chromosome C5, BOL, whole genome shotgun sequence.
ATTTTGAATATTAATATTTCTAATTACATTTATAAATATTAATAATTTTAAAATAACTGTTTTAAAATATTTTCAATTTTTTTTTTGAATTTCAAAAAAAAAAAATTGAGAGCCAAATCCTGGGTTACGCGAACAAGCCGGAGTTTAGAAAATATTTTGAAAAAAAATCCAAAATTATTAAAATTATTAAAAAGTTCAAATTTGAAAACATATAATTCAAAATTATAAAAGAAACTTATTTATTCTTAATTTTTATTATTTTATTACTTTTATATATATAAAGCCAAGGGTAAAATCGTCATTTTCCTTTTTCACGAAATTTGTTTTGGTCCTTTTTCTCTTTGAATGATTCTTTTGTGACAAAAACTTTAAAATGACTATTTAAAAAAATATCCAATTTTGTATGTATCACTATTATTTTTTTTTAATTGAAAGACAAAATAAATAATAATGCTATATGATTTAGAAAATAAATAAATTATATATTTACTTTACAAAAAGATTAATAGAAAATATGTAATACAAATTCATGAAAATCTATACTAGTCCAAAAACGTTATGATCAAATTTCATAAGTCAATGTATATAAATTTTTAATCCAGATAACTTTTAAAATCTATCAACTCTTAAAATTCACAAACTCTACACAAATTTAACCGATACGAGCCTAGATAAGTATAAGATAAATGCATGGCTATCAATCACCTTTCCGGTAATTTTGCATTGGGCAATAAAAACCAATTCAATAACTTCCTCCTCACTTCCTATTGAATCGCTCTTTAGAACAAGTCAATTGCTTGTTTTGTTCATATTAAAAATTGTTTGTAAACTAAAAATAGAATCAGCATTCTCCCTTAGATATAGGAATCAATTCCCACCGTCCATATTCTCATATTTTGTAGGACTCATTGACTAAATCTTAAATAAATAAATAAAAAACTTTTTCTCTATAAAAGGAATTGTGTTAGATTTTCCTGATCATAATTCACCAACCACTTATTAATCAGACATGAAGATCATGCCGTTGATGTCCATCGCCTTCTTCATACTCTTGATATCATTTCTGGATCCGATCAAAGCTCAAGGTATCGTTGGCTGCGACACTCAACTTGATAAATGCATAACCGCGATGAATAAAAATGAATGGAGTCTCGTGCAAAAAGACTGTTGTCCCAGACTGAGAAAGACAGGCCCTCAACAATGTATGTGTTTGTTATTTAAGTACCCTTCGCTTAAAGCACCTGCTATGAGGCTTATCAAATATTGTCAAGCTCCAACTCCCAAGTGCTAAGAGATTAATATACAATACATTAACAACATTGTTTCGATCGAGCTCGTGGACTAGTTGTGTTGCCATGTTATAATCGTATTTAAACATGTTTTTAATATATTCAAGGTTTCTTTTGTTATATCGTATGTCATGACATCCCTAGTTGCAGCTTTTCCCGTCTACAAAACGATTTGTTCATCTATTTTTTGGCATGTGAGGACTCTTCTTTTGCCAAATATGTGAGGACTCCACCATCATCAGCCTTTGGTTTGTAAATGATTTTTTTTTTATTTGCCAGTATTCGGAACATCACAACTTGGCATCGGATATGAAATATGTGGGACCATATTTCTAGATTAATTTTAATAAAAGACTGATAATTTGGGTTTCATGTAACCTATGTATAATAGTTTATTAAAATATTTGGAGACCAAACGAATGTTTCATCCAGCTGCACCAACTTTATTCGTAATCAACCCATAACTTCTTATGACACACAAGCATATATATATAACAACTTCGTTACATATGGTCCAAATACCAAGAGAAGGATTAGATTTACAAATGTAAGAGATAGCGAAACTCGTATTCGTGAGGCCTTACTTCTATTAATTTGTTCAAAGACGACTCACTTTGCTTCTTCAGCCACTCCATTGCTGTTTCCTTGAGCTGCAAGCAACGTTGTCCTGGTGGTAGCTGCCTGCATATCCACTCAACTAATGTCCCTTCATCATCTGCGAAATCACGAAGACGCTTGTGCAAGAATCTCGGAATCACAATCTTTTTCCTCCCCGAGATACCTATGGAGGCTTCTAAGTACTCGGTTCTTGCTTTGATTAGTTCGTTCACCACATCTTCTGCTGCATAGACTCTCAACTATATCATGCATACACAGATTCTTTGTCACTTTAATAACTCTGAAGAAACACTTATCTAACCGCACGCATGGAGAAAAAGAGTGAACTTACTGCAGGCGAAGACCAATTAATCTCCACGACAAAGCACGAACATTAGGTTCGGTTCAACGCATCTGAATCCGTACCGTTTGTGTACATCAGTACTTAGAGCTTCCAAGGGTTTGCATGGACTATGCAAGATGGATCCTTCAATATCTAGGGCAGATAGTTGCGTGCCTCCCACGTCAATAGTTGCCTACAACACAAGTCAATGTGATTTAACTATGAGAAGTTTAACAAGATGACTCTTCTTGTTATGTATTAATTAAGTACCATTTTGAGAATGGTCAGTAGTTTCTCCTTTGATGAAGGTAGTCCATGTTCCAAAAATCCCTGCAAAAAAAAAATTCATGTTTTCAGAACTTGGTTTCAACTAAAGATGTATGTCTGAGTTCTTGGAGCTTTGTTACATTCATGACGCATGCGTTGTAGGTATTGATCCAGAATGTCATCTTTTTCTTGTGATTCAAGAAACTCAGATCCACTTTGCTCAACTTCTCCTTCAAAACCCTACACATGTGTGTGTTTTAAATGAAATCTTCAACAAGCAATTGATATTTCACGATCAAAGGGTGTAGTACTATTTGTAGTAGCGGCCCTTCTATATCGTAGTAACAATCGAAATATAGTCTCAACAGATAATTAAGAAGGAAGATGACACTGAAGTACCTTAGATTGACAAGAGAAGTTGAGCAATCAGATAGACGGCTAACATCAATGCAAGTTCGAGTGATGTGGATGAAGTTCTTGTACTCTCCAATGTCTCTGATACAAGTCCCCATCACAACTCCATAAGGATCAAGATTTGATGCGTTCTGCCCATACACAGATTTGCGTTTGAAAGAAGCGTTCTTCAGGTGTGAGAGGCTCAGCTTTGAAACCGTTCTTGACCCTTCTCTCTCTCGCGATGACTTGTTGAGTTCCAAATAGATTCCCATCAAGCACTTCAACAGATCTTCTGATACTCCATTTGGTGTCGTCTCTTGCCCTTTATTGCTATCTTGCATTCTTGAAAAAGTCGAAGAACGGTGTCTTGGTGAGAAGGGATTGCTCATTTGAACGTTCTTGCTATCTTGCATTCTTGGAAAAGTCGAAGAACTGTGTCTTGGTGAGAAGGGATTGCTCATTTGGATATCCTTGAAACCATGAGGATCTTCACAACTCTGTAACTTGGATCTTTGTTTTAGATCCTTAGATCTCATCTTTGGAATGTCACTGTTAGGTTCCCAAGGAAGTTGATTCTGCCTTTGTAGAAGTTTCTTAGGAGTAGTCATCATCATCATCCTCTCTTCTCTTTCATCATATTTGGCTTCAAGTTCTTGATTCACTTTCCTCTCACTATACACATCATGTTTCAGGTCTTGGATTTGTTTCTCGAGGCAGGTTATCTCTGCCTCAACCATAGCAAGCTCCTCTATTATATCTTGAACCTAATTAAACAACCTCAAAATCATGTTTCATTTCTTTGTTCAAACATTCAAAACGCAGAGTTTTATCTATAAGTAGACTTGCCTCAGGAGGAAGAAGCAGTAAAGAGAGACGAGGCTGAGACATGACTGGTCCACGAAGTATAC
Coding sequences within:
- the LOC106292341 gene encoding LOW QUALITY PROTEIN: uncharacterized protein LOC106292341 (The sequence of the model RefSeq protein was modified relative to this genomic sequence to represent the inferred CDS: deleted 1 base in 1 codon; substituted 1 base at 1 genomic stop codon), with protein sequence MKMQGELEEEQALNKALRGILRGPVMSQPRLSLLLLPPEVQDIIEELAMVEAEITCLEKQIQDLKHDVYSERKVNQELEAKYDEREERMMMMTTPKKLLQRQNQLPWEPNSDIPKMRSKDLKQRSKLQSCEDPHGFKDIQMSNPFSPRHSSSTFPRMQDSKNVQMSNPFSPRHRSSTFSRMQDSNKGQETTPNGVSEDLLKCLMGIYLELNKSSREREGSRTVSKLSLSHLKNASFKRKSVYGQNASNLDPYGVVMGTCIRDIGEYKNFIHITRTCIDVSRLSDCSTSLVNLRVLKEKLSKVDLSFLNHKKKMTFWINTYNACVMNGFLEHGLPSSKEKLLTILKMATIDVGGTQLSALDIEGSILHSPCKPLEALSTDVHKRYGFRCVEPNLMFVLCRGDXWSSPALRVYAAEDVVNELIKARTEYLEASIGISGRKKIVIPRFLHKRLRDFADDEGTLVEWICRQLPPGQRCLQLKETAMEWLKKQSESSLNKLIEVRPHEYEFRYLLHL